A DNA window from Actinomycetota bacterium contains the following coding sequences:
- a CDS encoding PD-(D/E)XK nuclease family protein, producing the protein MLEHGINRLAEGLRELCASRVYEEKWLLAPSLRTGYQWLDTVSRCGQPALNVRVKTTSAMALELAAPEMERQGLTLLGGMRMELLAAGLLVRLRRGGGYLAHLEASPGLVRAAVSTLGALRRCGLEASDLSIRHFEVAQKGMEIISLLTAYEEELSTRGLIDLAGAIRLAAQRLETDSAALPAHCLVAASRDLVDELRGLERRMWEAVPEEKRLVIPSDRPCEERGGESGNAALLAWIPAPREAPAAGDDGSVRMFRAVGEANEVREVLRRCGARGIPYDRVEVLHTDTATYVPLFHEICSAVSGEDGDLLPVTFAEGIPVLYSRPGRALAAWLSWIEDGFPQPTLVRMVQEGLLSPGEDLPDGWSFSRLGGILRALPIGKGRERYLAAIDAELESLVWRRAHRALEEDGEEDVERPEHLERREKMLGVLRGMVEGLLDGIPAAAQAGSGLLRAAEDFLVARARVVSEMDDYSRLRLLDGIRELASLLRTEGVTAPPQDINGWLEDLARSARVEGKGPRPGCLYVAPLAGGGHSGRPHTFIVGLDDGRFPGTGLQDPLLLDTERAAISPDLSTAAERLAASLDDFARLAAGLRGSVTLSYSCRDLGDDSDMFPSPVLLAAYRIVSGNREGVQDDLLAWLPEPASFAPRDPVDCLNSSEWWLCRLCGEPAPQDPEGTVALAFPHLGRGMEARRARESDLFTAYDGYVPEAGQDLDPAAPGGPVLSASRLQTLGSCPLEYFFSYVLGIEPPEEYPLDPTAWLEPTEKGGLLHAVFHAFLLRLCEEERRPVLEKDWGLLRKLLDDEIRAWTRRKPPPNREVHEREIEDLRRTARIFLQEEEGYCREWRPRFFEVAVGFDVEERENRIDSPQPVEIALPSGKTIRTRGYIDRIDELEGAGSPRFSVCDYKTGSSYPYSQGNPFQQGRCIQNLLYLMQAQYLLSKDFPGAEIESFQYFFPNTREHGRRIAWAATALADGIHILDRLCEMLSLGCFSFTDEEKDVRYSDYRAAFGYIPRTLEQTKRKLANAQNVALSPFRELRSMKKGGG; encoded by the coding sequence ATGTTGGAGCACGGGATCAACCGCCTGGCGGAGGGTCTGCGGGAGCTGTGCGCGTCCCGCGTCTACGAGGAGAAATGGCTGCTGGCCCCCTCCTTGCGCACGGGGTACCAGTGGCTGGATACGGTGTCGCGGTGCGGCCAGCCCGCACTCAACGTGCGCGTGAAAACCACATCCGCCATGGCCCTGGAGCTAGCGGCCCCGGAGATGGAGCGGCAAGGCCTGACCCTGCTCGGTGGGATGAGGATGGAGTTGCTCGCCGCCGGCCTCCTCGTTCGCTTGCGCCGTGGCGGCGGCTATCTGGCACACCTGGAGGCCAGCCCCGGGCTGGTCCGTGCCGCCGTCTCCACCCTGGGCGCCCTGCGCCGCTGCGGGCTCGAGGCAAGCGACCTCTCCATCCGTCACTTCGAGGTCGCGCAGAAAGGGATGGAGATCATCTCGCTTCTCACCGCCTACGAAGAGGAGCTGTCCACCCGCGGTCTCATAGACCTGGCCGGGGCCATACGCCTGGCGGCACAGCGCCTCGAGACCGACTCGGCGGCCCTGCCTGCGCACTGCCTGGTGGCCGCTTCCCGGGACCTGGTGGATGAGCTGCGCGGCCTGGAGCGCCGCATGTGGGAGGCGGTCCCGGAGGAGAAACGCCTCGTGATCCCCTCTGACCGCCCATGCGAGGAACGAGGCGGCGAAAGCGGCAACGCGGCCCTGCTCGCCTGGATCCCCGCCCCACGCGAGGCACCGGCCGCCGGAGATGACGGCAGCGTCAGGATGTTCCGGGCCGTGGGAGAGGCAAACGAGGTGCGCGAGGTGCTGCGGCGCTGCGGCGCCCGGGGTATCCCCTATGACCGGGTCGAGGTGCTGCATACCGACACCGCCACCTACGTGCCGCTCTTCCACGAGATCTGCTCCGCCGTCAGCGGGGAAGACGGGGACCTGCTGCCCGTCACCTTCGCCGAGGGCATACCCGTGCTCTACTCGCGCCCGGGGCGCGCCCTCGCCGCCTGGCTCTCATGGATCGAGGATGGTTTTCCCCAACCTACCCTGGTGAGGATGGTACAGGAAGGGCTCCTCTCCCCCGGCGAGGACCTCCCGGATGGCTGGAGCTTCTCCCGGCTGGGGGGCATTCTGCGCGCCCTGCCCATCGGCAAGGGACGCGAGCGCTACCTGGCGGCCATCGATGCCGAGCTTGAATCGCTCGTGTGGCGGAGAGCACATCGCGCCCTCGAGGAAGACGGCGAAGAGGACGTGGAGCGCCCGGAACACCTGGAGCGGCGCGAGAAGATGCTGGGCGTGCTGCGCGGGATGGTGGAGGGGCTGCTGGACGGCATCCCCGCGGCCGCGCAGGCCGGGTCCGGCCTGCTGCGCGCGGCCGAGGATTTCCTGGTCGCGCGTGCGCGCGTGGTCAGCGAGATGGACGATTACAGCCGGCTGCGGCTGCTCGACGGGATCAGGGAGCTCGCTTCACTCCTGCGGACGGAGGGCGTGACCGCTCCCCCGCAGGATATCAACGGCTGGCTCGAGGACCTGGCCCGCTCGGCCCGCGTGGAGGGCAAGGGACCGCGGCCAGGTTGTCTTTACGTGGCCCCCCTGGCGGGTGGAGGCCACTCCGGGCGCCCGCACACCTTCATCGTCGGCCTCGACGACGGGCGCTTTCCCGGGACCGGCCTGCAGGACCCCCTCCTCCTGGACACGGAACGGGCGGCCATCTCCCCGGACCTCTCAACCGCGGCGGAGCGACTCGCGGCCAGCCTGGATGACTTCGCTCGCCTGGCGGCCGGATTGCGGGGCTCCGTTACCCTGAGCTACAGCTGCCGCGATCTCGGGGATGACAGCGATATGTTCCCCAGCCCGGTGCTCCTCGCGGCCTACCGCATCGTCAGCGGCAACCGCGAGGGCGTGCAGGACGACCTTCTGGCCTGGCTCCCCGAACCCGCGTCCTTCGCCCCCCGGGACCCCGTCGACTGCCTGAACAGCTCGGAGTGGTGGCTCTGCCGCCTGTGCGGCGAACCCGCTCCGCAGGACCCCGAGGGGACCGTCGCCCTGGCCTTCCCCCACCTGGGCCGGGGCATGGAGGCGCGGCGGGCCAGGGAGAGCGACCTCTTTACCGCCTACGACGGCTACGTGCCCGAGGCGGGCCAGGACCTGGACCCGGCTGCGCCCGGCGGTCCTGTGCTCTCGGCGAGCCGACTGCAGACATTGGGCAGCTGCCCCCTGGAATATTTCTTCTCCTACGTCCTGGGGATAGAGCCACCCGAGGAATATCCCTTAGACCCTACCGCCTGGCTGGAGCCGACCGAAAAAGGCGGGCTGCTCCACGCCGTGTTTCACGCATTCCTCCTGCGCTTATGCGAGGAGGAGCGCCGCCCCGTGCTGGAGAAAGACTGGGGCCTGCTGCGGAAGCTCCTCGACGATGAGATCCGTGCATGGACTCGGCGCAAACCGCCCCCCAACCGCGAGGTCCACGAGAGGGAGATCGAGGACCTGCGCCGCACCGCCCGTATCTTCCTGCAGGAAGAAGAGGGGTACTGCCGCGAATGGCGCCCGCGGTTCTTCGAGGTGGCGGTAGGGTTTGACGTGGAGGAACGGGAAAACCGCATCGATTCCCCGCAGCCGGTAGAGATCGCGCTGCCGAGCGGAAAGACGATCCGAACGCGCGGCTATATCGACCGCATCGACGAGCTGGAGGGAGCCGGCAGCCCGCGCTTCTCCGTGTGCGATTACAAGACCGGTTCCAGTTACCCCTACAGCCAGGGCAATCCCTTCCAGCAGGGGCGATGCATACAGAACCTCCTCTATCTGATGCAGGCGCAGTACCTGCTGTCAAAGGATTTCCCCGGCGCCGAGATCGAGTCGTTCCAATACTTCTTCCCAAACACCCGGGAACACGGCAGGCGCATCGCATGGGCGGCCACCGCCCTGGCCGACGGCATACACATCCTCGACCGCCTCTGCGAGATGCTCTCCCTGGGATGTTTTTCCTTCACGGATGAAGAAAAAGACGTGAGGTACAGCGACTACCGGGCCGCCTTCGGATACATCCCGCGGACGCTGGAACAGACGAAGCGTAAACTGGCCAACGCGCAGAACGTTGCCCTCTCGCCCTTCCGGGAACTGCGCAGCATGAAGAAGGGGGGCGGATGA